A stretch of Leptospira andrefontaineae DNA encodes these proteins:
- the plsY gene encoding glycerol-3-phosphate 1-O-acyltransferase PlsY codes for MNELYTFFLPASFLLGAIPFGFLAAKFKGIDIRQKGSGNIGATNVTRMLGWKIGLPVLLLDIAKGAVFPFTIGMIYGESQELLSLFCGVAAVLGHMFSPFLKFKGGKGVATSFGVFAVLAPGPILITLIVFLSLKKIFGFVSIGSIGGAITLPISYYLLSLIQGKSFNTPIFWAIICISSTILVLHKTNLIRLFKGQEFASDKEKYKDQE; via the coding sequence ATGAACGAATTATATACATTCTTCTTACCTGCATCTTTTCTTTTAGGCGCTATTCCCTTTGGGTTTTTGGCCGCTAAATTTAAAGGAATAGATATCAGGCAAAAAGGAAGCGGGAATATCGGTGCAACGAATGTAACTCGTATGCTTGGCTGGAAGATAGGCCTTCCAGTTTTACTTTTAGACATTGCTAAAGGTGCAGTTTTCCCATTCACGATCGGAATGATCTATGGAGAATCCCAAGAGTTACTTTCTCTTTTTTGCGGAGTGGCAGCAGTTCTCGGTCATATGTTTTCTCCCTTCTTAAAGTTTAAAGGGGGGAAGGGGGTAGCCACTAGCTTCGGAGTATTTGCAGTACTTGCTCCTGGACCGATTCTTATTACGTTAATCGTATTCTTAAGTTTGAAAAAGATCTTTGGGTTCGTGTCTATCGGTTCCATTGGAGGAGCCATCACTCTACCTATTTCGTATTATCTACTTTCTTTAATACAAGGAAAAAGTTTTAATACACCTATCTTTTGGGCCATTATATGTATCAGTTCTACGATCTTGGTTTTACATAAGACTAACCTGATCCGACTCTTCAAAGGCCAAGAATTCGCTTCCGATAAAGAAAAGTATAAAGACCAAGAATAA
- a CDS encoding EAL domain-containing protein — translation MILQTQETEIIPFFQPILSVEDGQIFAHEVLARKKTSDGIVSAGYLFSSEACLSDSELGELEEGIWRKALEKLKVHPDQSKLFLNISPNRLYRELENERIDSFRLLRLAREYGIEPNRIILEVTEEEFSGSLDSLRIAVDLLRAYGFKIALDDLGSEASGIERVGLLRPDFLKLDLRLIRASSRSPSVRKVLEHIRDLAFSLGASVLYEGLETQEELYFALEGGARFLQGFLLLRPGAELSTGKEPSLSIKEMVKFFHQKKIETLKQELSFENKVRLTLGELLNPFPVLKIANRYLIDAYTVFQSSKEIHRVYITDSKGTQLSPYYMRTGEDSFRETSHGIGKNWSYLPYFYRQLRDSMRKPDDWGMSERYFDSDAVKDLIVFSREVESGAYVFLDVTAPRLY, via the coding sequence ATGATCCTCCAGACTCAGGAAACGGAAATCATTCCTTTTTTTCAGCCGATCTTATCCGTAGAAGATGGGCAGATTTTCGCTCATGAAGTTTTGGCTCGTAAAAAAACTTCAGACGGAATCGTTTCAGCCGGATACTTATTTTCTTCAGAAGCATGTCTTTCCGATTCTGAGTTGGGGGAATTAGAAGAAGGGATCTGGAGAAAAGCATTAGAAAAGCTTAAAGTTCATCCCGACCAATCAAAATTATTCCTGAATATATCTCCTAACCGTCTTTATAGGGAATTGGAGAATGAAAGGATAGATTCCTTTAGATTATTACGTTTGGCCAGAGAATATGGAATAGAACCGAATCGTATCATCTTGGAAGTTACCGAGGAAGAATTTTCAGGAAGTTTAGATTCATTAAGAATTGCAGTAGATCTTCTCCGCGCGTACGGCTTCAAGATTGCATTAGATGATTTAGGATCTGAGGCTTCGGGCATAGAAAGAGTGGGACTTCTCCGGCCGGACTTTCTAAAATTAGATCTCAGATTGATCAGAGCATCTTCTCGTTCTCCATCCGTAAGAAAAGTATTAGAACATATCCGCGATCTAGCCTTCTCCTTAGGCGCTTCCGTTCTATACGAAGGATTGGAAACCCAGGAAGAATTGTACTTTGCCTTAGAAGGTGGAGCTAGGTTTCTCCAGGGATTTTTACTTTTGAGACCGGGGGCAGAACTTTCCACAGGCAAAGAACCTTCTCTATCCATCAAAGAAATGGTGAAATTTTTCCATCAGAAAAAGATAGAAACACTTAAACAAGAGTTAAGTTTTGAAAATAAGGTCAGACTGACTTTAGGGGAACTTCTAAATCCATTTCCAGTATTAAAAATAGCTAATAGATACTTGATAGATGCATATACTGTTTTTCAATCCTCCAAGGAGATCCATAGGGTATATATCACTGATTCTAAGGGAACTCAACTGTCTCCTTATTATATGAGAACCGGTGAGGACTCTTTTAGAGAAACAAGTCATGGGATCGGTAAAAATTGGTCTTATCTTCCGTATTTCTACAGGCAGCTTAGAGATTCTATGAGGAAGCCGGATGATTGGGGAATGAGTGAACGTTATTTTGATAGTGACGCGGTCAAGGATCTGATCGTTTTTAGCAGAGAAGTGGAATCGGGCGCTTATGTATTTTTGGACGTGACCGCTCCCCGACTGTACTAA
- a CDS encoding acyl-CoA thioesterase, producing METAETQRIREGHKHSLNVRWDELDANRHVNNKNYQGYLDEARMRAMRDWGAPMDEFADKGFGPVILNLSLKFIKEICYPEEITIESDLVLTSPTRAVFEQKILLSNGKIACQANTEWTLLDLNRKRPAKFLEVLPLV from the coding sequence ATGGAAACTGCGGAAACACAAAGAATCAGAGAAGGTCATAAACATTCTTTAAACGTAAGATGGGACGAGTTAGATGCAAACAGACATGTTAATAATAAGAACTACCAAGGCTATTTGGATGAAGCCAGAATGAGAGCAATGAGAGATTGGGGGGCTCCTATGGATGAATTTGCAGATAAAGGTTTTGGTCCCGTGATCTTGAATTTAAGCCTGAAATTTATAAAAGAGATCTGTTATCCGGAAGAGATTACTATCGAGTCCGATCTGGTTTTAACATCTCCCACAAGAGCAGTATTTGAACAAAAAATCCTTTTATCTAACGGGAAAATTGCCTGCCAAGCCAACACTGAATGGACCTTATTAGATCTGAATCGAAAACGTCCTGCTAAGTTTTTGGAAGTGCTTCCTTTAGTTTAA
- a CDS encoding heme oxygenase (biliverdin-producing): protein MSLAQALRDGTSESHTIAENNAFIRCFMKGVLEPKSYAKHLESFYFVYAAMEEELENKKDHPIVGKIRFPELYRKGMIEKDLAHFFQPGHSPKTTPATEAYVKHIREIANTSPELLVAHSYVRYLGDLSGGQILKRVAAKALGIEGTSGLDFYEFPEISSPKDFKDKYRNTLDSLSLSDSEKEKIVQEANEVFKLNGKIFDELEETLISSIGKAKFEEVLASPARH from the coding sequence ATGAGCCTAGCCCAAGCATTAAGAGACGGAACCTCCGAATCTCATACCATCGCAGAAAATAACGCATTCATTCGCTGCTTTATGAAAGGTGTATTAGAGCCCAAAAGTTACGCCAAACATTTGGAATCTTTTTATTTCGTTTATGCAGCAATGGAAGAAGAGTTGGAAAATAAAAAAGACCATCCAATCGTAGGAAAGATCAGATTCCCTGAATTATACAGAAAAGGGATGATAGAAAAAGACCTGGCACATTTTTTCCAACCAGGACATTCTCCAAAAACCACCCCAGCAACCGAAGCTTACGTAAAACATATTAGGGAAATTGCAAATACTTCTCCGGAATTATTAGTCGCTCATAGTTATGTTCGTTATTTAGGAGATCTTTCAGGCGGACAGATTTTAAAAAGAGTAGCTGCTAAGGCTTTAGGAATAGAAGGGACATCAGGCTTGGACTTTTATGAATTCCCTGAAATTTCTAGCCCGAAAGATTTTAAGGATAAATATAGAAATACCTTAGATTCTCTTTCTCTTTCCGATTCTGAAAAAGAAAAAATCGTGCAAGAGGCAAATGAAGTTTTCAAACTGAACGGAAAAATTTTCGACGAGTTGGAAGAAACCTTGATCTCCTCAATAGGCAAAGCAAAATTCGAAGAAGTTCTAGCAAGTCCTGCGAGGCACTGA
- a CDS encoding MFS transporter translates to MLNVSAKKESSFLGADSFPWITLSFIFLAMLPVTMIVPVYKEIIKDRLGGTGYGVAWFQSSAMLGSFLFSPLAGWLSDKLGTRKKLIGTFAILDAFLLALLPFMPNISFLFVLRFLEGGAHIFVIGLLLTCISDKEKDQTSSFYNKGILFGLGGTLLTLGGGVGQSLGFLGNKNPLLPFFVGGSILLILGILSFFLLEEGNLKKLEWEGWQKTKTALALSPLLLVPIVFHFVDRFTVGYFLSSLNLHLREDLGFSPGQVGGLFGVMFLLMSVLSLPAALLSKRWNSISLVWIGSFIYGIAQASTGFLNTSLGLYLSMIACGIGAGIMYVPAMRLASSLAPSGFNASVMTVFTGLGSLGFLLGPLVSISAQETFSNLYNRASGLEFTGILYGALEVLLVLGTLPLLSKILEKEKRLD, encoded by the coding sequence TTGTTAAATGTATCTGCCAAAAAAGAATCCTCTTTCTTGGGAGCGGATTCTTTTCCCTGGATCACATTATCCTTCATCTTTTTAGCTATGCTTCCGGTCACGATGATCGTGCCGGTATATAAAGAGATCATAAAAGATAGATTGGGTGGAACCGGATACGGAGTAGCCTGGTTCCAAAGTTCCGCGATGCTCGGTTCTTTTTTATTTTCACCTTTAGCAGGATGGCTATCGGATAAATTAGGGACGAGAAAAAAATTAATCGGAACTTTTGCTATATTGGATGCGTTTTTGTTAGCCCTTCTCCCATTCATGCCAAATATCTCTTTTCTTTTTGTTTTGAGATTTTTAGAGGGAGGAGCGCATATTTTTGTAATAGGTTTACTTCTTACCTGTATTTCGGATAAGGAGAAGGATCAAACATCTAGTTTTTATAATAAAGGAATTTTATTCGGACTAGGGGGAACACTTCTCACATTAGGAGGAGGTGTTGGCCAATCTCTTGGATTTTTAGGAAATAAAAATCCACTTCTTCCATTTTTCGTGGGCGGATCCATTCTTTTGATATTGGGAATTTTATCTTTTTTCTTGCTGGAAGAAGGTAATCTAAAAAAATTAGAATGGGAAGGTTGGCAAAAAACAAAAACAGCCTTGGCTCTTTCTCCCTTATTGCTCGTTCCGATCGTTTTCCATTTTGTAGATCGATTCACTGTAGGATATTTTTTAAGTTCCTTAAACTTACATTTAAGAGAAGATCTTGGATTTTCCCCAGGCCAGGTAGGCGGACTTTTCGGGGTCATGTTCCTGCTGATGAGTGTATTATCCCTTCCGGCTGCACTTCTATCCAAAAGGTGGAATTCTATCTCTTTAGTTTGGATCGGTTCTTTCATTTACGGGATCGCGCAAGCAAGCACTGGGTTTTTGAACACTTCTCTCGGATTGTATTTATCAATGATCGCCTGCGGAATAGGAGCCGGGATCATGTATGTACCTGCAATGAGACTTGCCTCTTCTCTTGCGCCTAGCGGCTTTAACGCAAGTGTCATGACTGTATTTACCGGTCTTGGATCCTTAGGGTTTTTATTAGGTCCTTTAGTTTCCATTTCCGCCCAAGAAACTTTCAGCAATTTATACAACAGAGCATCCGGCTTGGAATTCACAGGAATACTATACGGAGCCTTGGAAGTTTTACTAGTTTTAGGCACTCTTCCCCTATTATCTAAAATTCTAGAGAAAGAAAAAAGACTTGATTAA
- the der gene encoding ribosome biogenesis GTPase Der: MSSKKRVPIISIVGRQNVGKSTLFNALLKKKLAITEDYPGVTRDVLRARVLNPEKGLDFILADTPGLDIERPESLEEAVLENAFRQVAESDLVVFLLDLHEVTSYDSRLIDKFRKDPELTQIPVLYCVNKVDHPEDEEDLDSFYKMGLSEILPISAIGRRNLPLLLEKIAFLLPTAKRRVQTAEEEEISTTSTEDFSLAIVGKPNAGKSSLLNALCGYDRAVVSEVAGTTRDSVDTTVTFDGKKIRITDTAGIRRKSDKAEALEFYSYQRTKRTIQNSDVVIHLLDALKGFGEFDKKIVGMLQEEGKPFLLAVNKWDAIEDKDNESFKNYQERLYSRFPLLKEIQIITLSAKEKQRIHKMMEMTIDLAARSKKKISTSELNQSLRAWMAEAGRSFSANKPPKMLYCTQVSVSPFHLILFVNHIDYFKSNLLTFIKKKLTEKYNLKGIPIRLELRSDRK; this comes from the coding sequence ATGTCCTCTAAAAAAAGAGTTCCGATTATAAGTATCGTAGGACGCCAGAACGTTGGTAAGTCCACATTATTCAACGCACTTCTCAAAAAGAAATTAGCGATCACAGAGGATTATCCTGGTGTGACACGTGACGTTCTTCGTGCGCGTGTTTTAAATCCGGAGAAGGGATTGGACTTTATCCTGGCAGATACTCCAGGTCTGGATATAGAAAGACCCGAAAGTCTGGAAGAAGCCGTTCTCGAAAATGCTTTTAGACAAGTCGCAGAATCGGATCTGGTAGTTTTTCTTTTAGATCTGCATGAGGTCACTTCTTATGATTCCAGACTCATCGATAAATTCAGAAAAGATCCTGAACTAACTCAGATCCCTGTTTTATACTGTGTGAACAAAGTGGATCATCCAGAAGACGAAGAAGACCTGGATTCTTTTTATAAGATGGGTCTGTCGGAGATCCTACCGATATCCGCCATAGGAAGAAGGAACCTTCCTCTTCTTTTGGAAAAAATCGCATTCTTACTTCCAACCGCAAAAAGAAGAGTCCAAACCGCAGAAGAAGAGGAAATATCTACTACTTCGACTGAAGATTTCAGTCTTGCTATCGTAGGAAAACCAAACGCAGGAAAATCCAGTTTATTAAATGCACTTTGCGGATATGATAGAGCTGTTGTGAGCGAGGTAGCTGGAACAACTCGAGATTCGGTAGATACTACCGTCACCTTTGACGGCAAAAAAATACGTATCACTGACACTGCTGGTATCCGAAGAAAATCGGATAAAGCAGAAGCTTTGGAATTTTATTCTTACCAAAGAACCAAAAGGACCATACAAAATTCCGATGTGGTCATTCATCTTTTGGATGCGCTTAAAGGTTTCGGGGAATTCGACAAAAAGATCGTAGGGATGCTCCAAGAAGAAGGGAAACCATTCTTACTCGCCGTAAATAAATGGGACGCAATAGAAGATAAGGATAACGAATCCTTTAAAAACTACCAGGAACGTTTGTATTCCAGATTTCCTCTCTTAAAAGAAATACAGATCATTACTTTAAGCGCAAAAGAAAAACAGCGTATTCATAAGATGATGGAGATGACCATCGATTTAGCAGCCCGTTCTAAGAAAAAGATCTCTACTTCGGAATTGAATCAATCTCTCAGGGCTTGGATGGCGGAAGCGGGTAGGTCCTTCTCCGCAAACAAACCCCCTAAGATGTTGTATTGTACACAAGTTTCTGTTTCTCCGTTTCATCTCATCTTATTCGTTAACCATATAGATTATTTCAAATCCAACTTATTAACATTCATTAAGAAGAAACTGACAGAGAAGTATAATTTGAAAGGGATCCCGATCCGTTTAGAATTGAGATCTGATCGAAAATGA
- a CDS encoding DMT family transporter codes for MFQNQSIKFFILLVVAMVSWGFAWPSAKSIVGTEPPIVIVFWRFLATAISLVPVLIIRKESIALPDKKGLLQVAIGAVLYTIYNQFFLLGLSQGLAGAGGVLVTTMNPIFTYILVHTFQRKLPSGKEFIGLLIGLTGGFLLLKIWEGDWTLLFQSGNVYFLLCAFSWAILSMNSHSTGQRMSPMVYSFYVFSIGTVLDLFLAFPYDLSGVMDNDWNFWVQLLYLSVISTTFGTTVYFYASSRLGSRTASSFIFLVPVTALLGSWIFLGEEPTLSTLLGGVFAISSVLILNRTQGKKEEVLVVEEELEVPN; via the coding sequence ATGTTCCAAAATCAATCTATAAAATTCTTTATCCTTCTCGTGGTCGCCATGGTGAGTTGGGGATTCGCTTGGCCTTCCGCAAAATCCATTGTGGGCACAGAACCTCCGATCGTGATCGTATTCTGGAGATTCTTAGCGACAGCAATTTCTTTGGTTCCGGTACTCATCATCAGAAAAGAATCCATCGCATTACCTGATAAAAAAGGATTACTGCAGGTTGCAATCGGCGCTGTTTTATACACAATATACAACCAATTCTTCTTATTAGGACTTAGCCAAGGTTTGGCTGGAGCGGGTGGGGTCTTAGTTACTACAATGAATCCGATCTTCACTTATATCTTGGTCCACACCTTCCAAAGAAAACTTCCTTCCGGAAAGGAATTTATCGGACTGTTGATTGGATTAACTGGAGGATTTTTACTCTTAAAAATTTGGGAAGGGGACTGGACTCTATTATTCCAATCCGGGAACGTTTACTTTTTACTCTGCGCATTTAGTTGGGCTATTCTAAGTATGAATAGTCATAGCACAGGTCAAAGAATGTCTCCGATGGTGTACAGCTTTTATGTATTCAGCATAGGAACGGTTTTAGATCTTTTTCTCGCGTTTCCATATGATCTTAGTGGAGTGATGGATAATGACTGGAATTTTTGGGTCCAATTACTTTATCTTTCTGTAATATCTACGACCTTTGGGACAACAGTATATTTTTATGCATCCAGCAGATTAGGATCCAGGACAGCGAGCTCATTTATATTCTTAGTCCCTGTCACTGCACTTTTAGGAAGTTGGATCTTCTTGGGAGAAGAGCCTACATTAAGCACTTTACTTGGTGGAGTATTCGCGATCTCTTCAGTGCTCATACTGAATAGAACTCAAGGGAAAAAAGAAGAAGTTTTAGTGGTGGAAGAAGAACTAGAAGTTCCGAATTAA
- a CDS encoding SH3 domain-containing protein produces MITPEEAIKEEFQLINTYYSGKDGNGYETPNLQSQIIFKFSKGQKVKILETLSDIRRNLYGWVLVQNEFGAEAWIRQDSISAKLLPNDGIGEIYSASSRLFKGRDDEKPKPGENLRLILNFFLYKGEIISFGPWEKKKYKQYKVSSKEGLKYLSKSKAQVLELGKARRLEEQYDVESGCWFGYNYNSKIGLNESEINSRQDLVFGGDIHPKFPEGEIQYGVKDEKYIQILNRISKDIAKYSDIKEIRNGEVTPLRCEGEHCHTVVWRLPGKSYLFATLETMFTGEVRRHYSLFLIVSIQDGREKLVSFLYDKSSESIGRFFHTITDMDANGKHEIWVEDIDSLGESFETKVFLLDKDSFILLGSKYRTGC; encoded by the coding sequence TTGATAACTCCTGAAGAAGCGATAAAGGAAGAGTTCCAGCTCATCAATACCTATTATTCCGGAAAAGATGGAAACGGATATGAGACTCCGAATTTGCAATCCCAAATAATATTCAAGTTTTCTAAAGGTCAAAAAGTTAAAATACTCGAAACCTTATCCGATATTCGGAGGAATTTATACGGTTGGGTACTTGTCCAAAATGAATTTGGGGCAGAGGCTTGGATTCGTCAGGATTCGATTTCAGCAAAACTTTTGCCTAATGATGGAATCGGTGAAATCTACTCTGCATCTAGTCGATTATTCAAGGGAAGGGATGATGAGAAACCGAAGCCCGGAGAAAACTTACGATTAATATTGAACTTTTTCTTATATAAAGGAGAGATCATTTCCTTCGGTCCTTGGGAAAAGAAAAAATACAAACAGTACAAAGTAAGCTCGAAAGAGGGGCTGAAATATTTGTCCAAGTCGAAAGCGCAGGTTTTGGAATTGGGAAAGGCCAGAAGGTTGGAGGAACAATACGATGTAGAGTCTGGTTGTTGGTTTGGATATAATTATAATTCTAAAATCGGATTAAACGAATCCGAAATCAATTCCAGACAAGACTTGGTATTTGGAGGCGATATACATCCTAAATTTCCTGAAGGTGAAATTCAGTATGGAGTAAAAGATGAAAAGTATATACAAATATTGAATCGAATTTCGAAAGATATAGCAAAATACTCGGATATAAAAGAAATAAGAAATGGAGAAGTTACTCCATTAAGATGTGAGGGAGAACATTGTCACACTGTTGTTTGGAGACTTCCTGGGAAATCATATCTGTTTGCCACCCTTGAAACCATGTTCACAGGAGAAGTTAGACGCCATTATTCATTATTTCTAATAGTTTCAATCCAAGATGGTAGGGAAAAACTTGTCTCTTTTCTATATGATAAAAGTTCCGAAAGTATTGGAAGATTCTTTCATACAATCACAGACATGGATGCAAATGGGAAACATGAAATCTGGGTAGAAGATATAGATTCTCTTGGAGAAAGTTTTGAGACAAAAGTTTTTCTGTTAGATAAAGATTCTTTTATTCTGCTTGGATCTAAATACCGGACCGGTTGTTAA
- a CDS encoding TetR/AcrR family transcriptional regulator, which produces MRISAESVKEKRNTLILKGIDHFRKFGYSATGIQEIADEAEIPKASFYNYFPTKQDFASETLEYYSENAILWNKRILEKTKEDPISSLLNLYKERIKLEKKLLKEGVSCLINVFGQELGNSETSLQKPLKNYFDSAIDQLIAIVQKARSFKKLNIPGSDKEFALFLESSWRGALLVGRAIGSLEPVENFYKILIQILDTKE; this is translated from the coding sequence ATGAGGATTAGCGCAGAATCCGTAAAAGAGAAGAGGAATACCCTTATCCTGAAAGGGATCGATCATTTTCGCAAATTCGGGTATTCCGCAACGGGGATCCAAGAAATCGCAGATGAGGCCGAAATCCCAAAGGCCTCCTTTTATAATTATTTTCCTACAAAACAGGACTTTGCCTCTGAAACATTAGAATATTATTCTGAAAATGCAATCTTATGGAATAAGCGGATCCTTGAAAAAACAAAGGAAGATCCGATCTCTTCTCTTTTAAATTTATATAAAGAAAGGATCAAACTGGAGAAAAAACTCCTAAAAGAAGGTGTTTCCTGCTTAATCAATGTCTTCGGTCAAGAGTTGGGAAATTCCGAAACTTCTCTACAAAAACCTCTCAAAAACTATTTCGATTCAGCTATAGATCAACTGATAGCTATCGTTCAAAAAGCAAGATCATTCAAAAAGCTGAATATTCCGGGCTCGGATAAAGAATTTGCTCTGTTCCTGGAATCTTCTTGGAGAGGAGCTCTGCTTGTAGGTCGAGCAATCGGTTCCCTGGAACCGGTTGAGAACTTTTATAAAATTCTAATACAAATTTTAGATACTAAGGAATAA
- a CDS encoding serine/threonine protein kinase: MEIPGKEFYNRLDIDSVLSAVEDAGFSVSGHCLALNSLENRVYDVGLEEGGRLVVKFYRPGRWTLNQILEEHSFLKELEEGEIPVVAPLALENGVTVRETKGIYYTIWPLQKGRLVEELDKNNLVQTGRLLARIHNIGASKQATYRIEYNLKNFGEEPLRFLKEKEFLPSHLWKRYEEAANRIFNSFFEASKDMPFHRIHGDCHKGNLIQTADGLCFIDFDDFVTGPAVQDFWMLLPFGDSASEYEREIFLEGYREFREFRSSWFDLVEPLRGLRYIHYSAWIAKRWEDPSFPNAFPHFGTEEYWEKETQDLERLGSDLPLSPEEDGRNSFQKTEESELTNKDFFWDMED; encoded by the coding sequence ATGGAAATCCCGGGCAAAGAATTCTATAATAGACTCGATATAGATTCGGTCTTATCCGCCGTAGAAGATGCTGGATTTTCAGTTTCTGGGCATTGTCTCGCCTTAAACAGTTTAGAAAATAGAGTATATGATGTCGGTTTGGAAGAAGGTGGAAGACTCGTTGTAAAATTCTACCGTCCTGGACGATGGACTCTCAATCAAATATTAGAAGAACATTCTTTTCTAAAAGAACTGGAAGAAGGAGAGATACCTGTAGTAGCTCCCTTAGCTTTAGAAAACGGAGTCACCGTCAGAGAAACAAAAGGAATTTATTATACGATCTGGCCTCTCCAGAAAGGAAGATTGGTAGAAGAGCTGGACAAAAACAATTTGGTCCAAACGGGAAGACTACTCGCTAGGATCCATAATATTGGAGCATCTAAACAGGCAACATATAGGATCGAATACAATCTCAAAAATTTTGGAGAGGAACCTCTGCGATTTTTGAAAGAGAAGGAGTTCCTACCCTCTCATCTCTGGAAAAGATATGAAGAAGCAGCCAATCGAATTTTTAACTCTTTCTTCGAAGCTTCCAAAGATATGCCATTCCATCGTATCCATGGGGATTGCCATAAAGGAAATTTAATACAAACCGCAGATGGACTCTGCTTTATAGACTTCGACGATTTTGTTACCGGACCTGCTGTCCAAGATTTTTGGATGCTTCTTCCTTTTGGAGACTCCGCTTCCGAATACGAAAGAGAGATATTTTTAGAAGGTTACCGAGAATTTCGCGAATTTCGCTCTTCTTGGTTCGATCTGGTTGAACCATTACGAGGTTTACGATATATCCATTATTCCGCATGGATCGCAAAACGTTGGGAAGATCCTTCTTTTCCGAATGCGTTTCCTCATTTCGGAACGGAAGAATATTGGGAAAAAGAAACCCAGGACCTGGAAAGATTGGGTTCGGATCTTCCTTTATCTCCCGAAGAAGATGGAAGGAACTCCTTTCAAAAGACGGAAGAATCCGAGCTTACTAATAAGGATTTTTTCTGGGATATGGAGGATTGA